A window from Malassezia restricta chromosome I, complete sequence encodes these proteins:
- a CDS encoding U4/U6 small nuclear ribonucleoprotein SNU13, translating to MSGEVNSKAFPLADAALTNQILDLVQQASHYKQLKKGANEATKTLNRGICEFIIMAADIEPIEIVLHLPLLCEDKNVPYVFVPSKIALGRACGVSRAVVAASVTTNEARELQSQIQTIKLAIERLLI from the exons ATGTCGGGCGAAGTGAACTCCAAGGCATTTCCTCTTGCTGATGCAGCTCTTACGAACCAGATTTTGGATTTGGTTCAGCAGGCTTCGCACTACAAGCAGCTGAAAAAGGGCGCAAATGAAGCGACCAAAACGCTAAACCGCGGTATTTGCGAATTCATTATTATGGCTGCAGACATTGAACCCATTGAGATTGTTTTGCATCTCCCTCTTCTCTGTGAAGACAAGAATGTGCCATACGTCTTTGTGCCATCTAAGATCGCGTTGGGTCGTGCATGTGGTGTATCTCGTGCGGTTGTTGCTGCCAGTGTCACGACGAACGAGGCTCGTGAACTCCAAAGTCAGATCCAAACCATCAAGCTGGCT ATTGAACGTTTACTGATCTAA
- a CDS encoding DnaJ domain protein, which translates to MATIISFTPLVWQLPKMLCSRTYGCACNAINTLKIRGIVCNALQYSSVRQHSVRSIHTSMRLSSCDSPAPDDDPDVHFFYPDVAGAIKQLESNQVDEEEHHHDYDLTMDSNAQVWMLSQSMVEGEGKPFKCILSSSLSQEKNNTHESVLHQSAMLDRNASTLAAGNARNRSILGTGFSKRSIGTLRHFSSTSSTCFHKTLYHYATLESSPYDVLHIPKKATRSEIKSSYYALVKELHPDTASPNLSDKEKNARLEKFRTAVQAYELLMDNKKRSLYDQFGVGWADHGRSRSATFRPRSDDDFEHWQMWTEILRRAKHRHGASWQRMAQNPYYQYHFYGYTRMTPEDMKKQREATPLNQKIFVTLFVFTSILTVIQIGGLRAYGTRDSNIAIRHNAEIAQNLENARQVARSEEGLQRQRQMLERAREHKRAREEYMLDALPTSSQISP; encoded by the coding sequence ATGGCAACCATCATTAGTTTCACTCCGCTCGTGTGGCAACTGCCGAAAATGTTGTGCTCAAGAACGTATGGATGTGCATGTAATGCGATAAATACTTTAAAGATCAGAGGGATCGTTTGCAATGCGCTACAATATTCATCAGTCAGGCAGCACAGTGTTCGCTCGATCCATACATCCATGCGCCTTTCCTCCTGCGATTCTCCTGCACCCGATGACGATCCCGATGTACATTTTTTTTATCCTGATGTTGCAGGAGCTATAAAACAACTTGAATCAAATCAAGTTGACGAAGAGGAGCATCACCATGATTATGATCTCACTATGGATTCAAACGCGCAGGTATGGATGCTCTCTCAATCGATGGTCGAAGGAGAAGGTAAGCCTTTCAAATGTATTCTCTCCTCGTCTCTTTCACAAGAAAAAAATAATACGCACGAATCTGTGTTGCATCAAAGTGCAATGCTCGATCGCAACGCTTCGACCTTGGCTGCTGGAAATGCACGTAATCGCTCTATACTAGGCACAGGATTCTCGAAACGATCCATCGGAACATTACGACACTTTTCCAGCACAAGTTCAACATGCTTCCACAAAACGTTATATCATTATGCAACTCTTGAATCTTCTCCTTACGATGTTTTACATATACCAAAAAAGGCGACTCGCAGCGAAATTAAATCGAGTTACTACGCGCTCGTAAAAGAATTACATCCGGATACAGCAAGTCCAAATTTATCTGATAAAGAAAAAAATGCAAGGCTCGAGAAGTTTCGTACCGCTGTTCAAGCCTACGAGCTATTGATGGATAATAAAAAGCGCTCCCTGTATGATCAATTTGGTGTCGGGTGGGCCGACCATGGTCGTTCTCGATCAGCAACATTTAGACCTCGCTCTGACGACGATTTTGAGCACTGGCAAATGTGGACAGAAATCTTGCGCCGAGCCAAGCACCGCCACGGAGCTTCTTGGCAGCGCATGGCTCAAAATCCATACTATCAATACCATTTCTACGGCTACACAAGGATGACACCGGAGGATATGAAAAAACAGAGAGAAGCTACGCCATTGAATCAAAAAATCTTTGTTACATTGTTTGTGTTCACGAGCATTTTAACAGTCATTCAGATCGGTGGTTTACGCGCGTATGGCACGCGCGATTCAAACATCGCCATACGCCACAATGCAGAAATTGCTCAAAACTTGGAAAACGCTCGACAAGTAGCACGGAGTGAAGAAGGCCTACAACGTCAGCGTCAAATGTTGGAACGTGCTCGTGAACACAAGCGTGCTCGCGAAGAATACATGCTTGATGCATTACCCACATCTTCTCAAATTTCCCCATAG
- a CDS encoding DnaJ subfamily B member 4, which produces MGKDYYKILGVSKSANDDEIKKAYKKAALKWHPDRNKDNETTAKKKFQDVGEAFEVLSDKNKRTIYDQYGEDGLKGGIPTADAEGGAFPGMGGFSAGGPGGGTRTFRFSTSGGNPFGGAGGFHPSDPNDIFAQIFGGASPFGMGGMGSMGGMGGMGGMGGMADDIPGSMPSFTSFGGGGSRGADMNADTGSKPQPKDFETPLMLTLEELYKGTTKKLKIGRTTAGGRTEEKVVTIDIKPGWKKGTKIRFAGAGNETSPGVAQDLVFIVDERPHSRFTRNGDDLRLIQPLKLVDALDPPKPGSPNSRRKITTLDGRTIEVPIPSAGLGKTTISPGRTTRLAGEGMPISKVKGARKGDLVVEWNVEFPDRLNDSQRSAIRAALS; this is translated from the coding sequence ATGGGAAAAGATTATTATAAGATTTTGGGTGTATCTAAGAGCGCCAATGATGATGAAATTAAGAAAGCATACAAAAAGGCAGCGTTGAAGTGGCACCCGGACAGGAACAAGGACAATGAGACTACAGCCAAGAAGAAGTTCCAAGACGTGGGTGAAGCGTTCGAGGTACTCTCTGATAAAAACAAGCGCACGATTTACGATCAATATGGCGAAGATGGATTGAAAGGTGGTATCCCTACTGCTGACGCAGAAGGTGGTGCATTCCCAGGTATGGGTGGTTTCTCAGCAGGCGGCCCTGGTGGTGGCACACGTACTTTCCGATTCTCAACATCGGGTGGTAATCCATTTGGTGGTGCCGGAGGCTTCCATCCATCTGATCCTAATGACATCTTTGCCCAGATCTTTGGTGGTGCCAGCCCCTTCGGtatgggcggcatgggcaGCATGGGTGGCATGGGTGGCATGGGCGGTATGGGTGGCATGGCAGATGACATCCCAGGCAGCATGCCAAGCTTCACTTCATTTGGCGGTGGTGGCTCTCGTGGTGCTGACATGAATGCAGACACGGGGTCTAAGCCTCAACCGAAAGATTTTGAAACGCCACTCATGCTCACACTCGAAGAGCTCTATAAAGGCACGACTAAGAAGCTTAAGATTGGACGAACCACTGCGGGTGGTCGTACAGAAGAAAAAGTGGTTACCATTGATATCAAGCCAGGATGGAAAAAGGGTACCAAAATTCGTTTTGCCGGAGCTGGTAACGAAACAAGTCCCGGTGTGGCTCAGGACCTTGTGTTCATCGTAGACGAACGCCCACACTCACGTTTCACCCGCAACGGCGACGATCTTCGACTCATTCAGCCTCTGAAGTTGGTTGATGCTCTGGATCCACCAAAGCCGGGTTCGCCTAACTCCCGTCGCAAGATAACCACTTTGGACGGTCGCACGATAGAGGTGCCCATCCCATCGGCTGGACTAGGAAAGACTACCATTAGCCCAGGTCGCACAACCCGTCTCGCCGGTGAAGGCATGCCTATTTCCAAGGTCAAGGGTGCAAGGAAGGGTGACCTTGTTGTGGAGTGGAATGTTGAATTCCCTGATCGATTGAACGATTCACAACGCTCGGCCATCCGAGCTGCATTATCGTAA
- a CDS encoding metal homeostatis protein BSD2, protein MSDSSNSQTLSPIQIQADTNSNQNTSHVVFDHDDLEGGYDHNDRVPYRGAASVLDRVRYILGRFGKLTGMRIPGTAYASLSSGGREASSGSRRMGGGIHQDGVFSNLNAKPETMRSSVDPHDRGDDDDIADDTLPPTYEVAAADTAPSYWESNVFGGSALVDSEGIWSENSTHVGEIPDMIQDGMMVGTIFAFCWNLFVSASFQFIGFILTFLLHSTHAAKFGSRVGLGASFVQYGLDMRLTLDASLSRASQDDEDDEIVSMPSAGAVQRSRIGCDLLIAFGVFICVEACIKYMLLYRKSARIVAEARRQEQQTLTIPDPENSSPSEVRGSYATRFVNWIRTGPVTMVSNTLQNIQNAVSHDLSIFMGEPMAHTAEDYIIRPGYGFAQDPVIFSIHHGNTHSNMDDETVAHSLGLTNPFSGRVHDFDEEEIGHELRAVRFM, encoded by the exons ATGAGCGACAGCTCAAACAGTCAGACATTATCGCCTATACAAATACAGGCAGATACTAATTCTAATCAGAACACATCGCATGTCGTGTTTGACCACGATGATCTAGAGGGAGGATATGACCATAATGACCGTGTTCCTTATCGTGGTGCGGCTTCTGTACTAGATCGCGTACGTTACATATTGGGGCGATTTGGAAAATTAACTGGTATGCGGATACCAGGCACAGCGTATGCTTCATTAAGCTCAGGGGGAAGGGAGGCTTCGTCAGGATCCCGCAGAATGGGCGGTGGTATCCACCAAGATGGTGTTTTCTCAAACTTGAACGCCAAACCAGAGACTATGCGTTCATCAGTAGATCCTCATGACCGTGGagatgatgatgatatC GCTGATGATACGCTTCCACCGACATATGAAGTGGCAGCTGCCGATACAGCACCTTCGTATTGGGAAAGCAATGTGTTCGGGGGGAGTGCTTTGGTTGACTCTGAAGGCATATGGTCAGAAAACAGTACCCATGTGGGTGAAATTCCAGATATGATACAGGACGGAATGATGGTTGGAACTATCTTTGCATTTTGCTGGAACTTGTTTGTGAGTGCCTCGTTCCAATTTATCGGATTCATTCTCACGTTCCTTCTTCActcgacgcacgcagcaAAATTTGGAAGTCGTGTTGGTCTTGGAGCTTCTTTCGTACAGTATGGATTGGACATGCGCTTGACCTTGGATGCCAGTCTATCCCGTGCTTCGCAAgacgatgaagatgacgagATCGTGTCTATGCCATCTGCTGGAGCCGTTCAGCGTTCAAGAATTGGATGTGACCTTCTGATTGCTTTTGGTGTATTTATTTGTGTCGAGGCTTGTATAAAGTACATGCTACTATATCGTAAAAGCGCAAGGATTGTTGCTGAAGCGCGCAGACAAGAGCAACAAACACTCACTATACCAGATCCTGAAAATTCATCGCCTTCAGAGGTCAGAGGATCTTATGCCACTCGCTTTGTAAACTGGATACGTACTGGCCCAGTAACCATGGTTTCTAATACATTGCAAAACATTCAAAATGCTGTTTCTCACGACCTTAGCATTTTTATGGGCGAACCAATGGCACACACAGCCGAGGACTACATAATTCGACCTGGTTATGGATTTGCTCAGGATCCTGTTATTTTCTCGATTCATCATGGTAATACGCACTCCAATATGGATGACGAAACTGTTGCACATTCTTTGGGTCTCACCAATCCATTCTCTGGCCGGGTACATGATTTTGATGAAGAAGAAATCGGTCATGAATTGAGAGCTGTGCGTTTTATGTGA
- a CDS encoding 6-phosphofructokinase 1, giving the protein MNEIQGRRLAILTSGGDCSGMNSAICAVIKMALYKGLEAFVIREGFAGLLKGNRNQDILAAEEANLGQNALSYGCGDFFRLGDLGGGDSKFHDQYIIRVGWDDVRGWENQGGTLIGSARCKEFMSQEGRLQGAFNLISNGIDSLVVCGGDGSLTGADIFRNEWPSLVESLLKQDRITNEQATKFQYLHIAGLVASIDNDLTCTDLTIGSSTALLRISESLDSISSTASSHSRAFVIEVMGRHCGWLALMAATACGADYVYVPERPPPEDWRQHLRDSLLAIREKGKRKSIVIIAEGAIDVHLQPIKPSMVAEVLSQDLHLDTRVTTLGHTQRGGRPDANDRILATLQGIDALRALLEDEPGKPSYIIGIRKGRIKRLLLRESIQSNGLLAKAISDQRFEEALSHRGSDFRAGLDTFTYNAAAVPSMHEPSNTFRMGIMHVGAPAGGMNTATRTAVRFCLRRGHTPLLINNGFVGLLKDLVFKATWLRVDSWASSGGSELGVNRVLPNVDLHGVAKQLQKHNIQGLLIIGGFEAFTSIKILSEARPEFPALRIPLIGLPATLSNNVPMNEYSLGTYTSLDVLAHTCDMIIQSASASRNRVFVVEVQGGQCGFVAVMGALATSASIVYTPEEGVNLQQLNEDIQFLHRRFSQDPEFANDGRLVICNEKASSVYTAQMIAQIYGEEGRDDFDSRYESLSHVLQGGIPSPLDRVQASRLAVRCCEFLEQHAGSSCAWDPPSAMIAVRQAETIITPVAQMVDHADFANRRGTDFWWNQCKEYVEIISGRKFL; this is encoded by the coding sequence ATGAATGAAATACAAGGGCGTCGACTTGCGATCCTGACGTCAGGAGGCGACTGTTCAGGCATGAACTCGGCTATATGCGCAGTTATTAAGATGGCTTTGTATAAAGGACTCGAGGCATTTGTCATTCGTGAAGGTTTTGCAGGTCTACTGAAAGGTAATCGCAATCAGGACATTCTCGCCGCCGAGGAAGCGAACTTGGGGCAAAATGCATTATCGTATGGATGTGGTGACTTTTTTCGTTTAGGAGATCTGGGTGGCGGCGATTCTAAGTTCCACGACCAATACATTATCAGGGTTGGCTGGGACGATGTTCGTGGTTGGGAGAACCAAGGTGGAACGCTGATTGGATCCGCACGATGCAAAGAATTTATGAGTCAGGAGGGACGACTGCAGGGAGCTTTCAATCTCATTAGCAACGGCATCGACTCATTAGTCGTTTGTGGCGGCGATGGAAGTTTGACGGGGGCCGATATTTTCCGTAATGAGTGGCCGTCTTTGGTCGAGTCACTGTTAAAACAAGATCGAATCACGAATGAGCAGGCTACCAAATTTCAATATTTACACATTGCTGGTCTCGTTGCTTCCATTGATAATGATTTGACTTGCACAGACTTGACGATTGGCTCATCTACAGCATTGCTGCGTATTTCCGAGTCTCTTGACTCGATttccagcacggcatcgtCACACAGTCGTGCCTTTGTGATCGAAGTCATGGGTCGACACTGTGGGTGGCTTGCATTGATGGCCGCCACTGCATGTGGTGCAGACTATGTCTATGTGCCCGAGAGACCTCCTCCTGAGGATTGGCGCCAACACCTTCGTGATTCGCTTCTTGCCATCCGTGAGAAAGGTAAACGCAAGTCGATTGTTATTATTGCTGAGGGCGCTATAGACGTACATTTGCAACCCATCAAGCCCAGTATGGTGGCAGAAGTGCTATCTCAGGATTTGCATTTGGACACGCGAGTGACGACGCTTGGACATACACAGCGTGGTGGACGGCCAGATGCCAATGATCGTATTTTGGCAACTCTGCAAGGCATTGATGCTTTAAGGGCATTGTTGGAAGATGAACCGGGTAAACCATCCTATATTATCGGTATTCGTAAGGGTCGCATCAAGCGCCTTCTCTTGCGTGAGTCGATCCAATCTAATGGTCTTTTGGCGAAGGCTATCTCGGACCAACGTTTTGAGGAGGCATTAAGTCACAGGGGCTCCGATTTTCGTGCAGGTCTCGATACATTTACGTACAATGCCGCTGCTGTACCTTCGATGCATGAGCCATCAAATACCTTTCGTATGGGTATCATGCATGTCGGTGCGCCTGCTGGCGGGATGAACACGGCGACACGTACGGCTGTGCGCTTCTGTCTTCGACGTGGTCATACACCTCTTCTGATCAACAATGGCTTTGTTGGATTGCTTAAGGATCTGGTGTTTAAGGCAACATGGCTCCGCGTTGATTCATGGGCATCGTCTGGTGGATCTGAGCTCGGTGTGAACCGTGTTTTACCTAATGTGGATTTGCATGGTGTGGCGAAGCAATTGCAAAAGCACAACATCCAGGGTCTTTTGATTATTGGAGGTTTTGAGGCATTCACTTCGATCAAGATACTGAGTGAAGCCCGCCCTGAATTTCCCGCGCTCCGTATTCCTTTGATTGGCTTGCCCGCGACCTTATCGAACAATGTGCCTATGAACGAGTACTCGCTTGGCACATATACATCTCTCGACGTATTGGCACACACTTGCGACATGATCATCCAGTCAGCATCGGCATCCCGAAACCGAGTGTTTGTTGTCGAGGTACAGGGTGGTCAATGTGGTTTTGTCGCTGTCATGGGTGCCTTGGCAACGTCTGCCTCGATTGTTTATACACCAGAAGAGGGAGTGAATTTACAGCAGCTCAACGAAGACATTCAATTCTTGCACAGGCGATTCAGTCAAGACCCTGAATTTGCCAACGATGGACGCCTGGTAATTTGCAATGAAAAAGCTTCGTCTGTATACACCGCTCAGATGATCGCACAAATTTATGGAGAGGAGGGTCGTGATGATTTCGACAGTCGCTACGAAAGCCTTAGTCATGTGCTACAAGGAGGCATACCATCGCCACTGGATCGCGTTCAGGCTTCTCGGCTCGCTGTGAGGTGTTGCGAGTTTTTGGAGCAGCACGCAGGTTCTTCCTGTGCATGGGACCCGCCCTCAGCCATGATCGCGGTCCGACAAGCAGAAACAATCATCACACCGGTCGCACAAATGGTGGACCATGCAGACTTTGCCAATCGGCGAGGCACAGATTTCTGGTGGAACCAATGCAAAGAATACGTGGAGATCATCAGTGGTCGCAAGTTCTTATGA
- a CDS encoding cytoplasmic GTPase-activating protein, which translates to MKSPEKDNEDEASFVNINLDDRQTPRPTMDTLATPISNLRMGWMSQMSLQSHSNSPSHESLKRIQNKTIASSSTPNLALPKRNQEDVFREHTPFSHTDGEKISPLKRGVEGKYRSRTEAPGSSSRLRPLLLAGKGPSPPRGVVYDSNMVPGVSMTVQDLNGELVSVRSPTKFDSSEYFPSRFSYKAAESPVPKKGSSSWKDADNKTNAANSDTSFEMDSVSPKNSSQNVHTGLSTVPSEKPTGSSAKMSSNQIIPPLHVPKGGSSNLTRMPHLPPKPRKEEAKHLADFERMMQESKQAEKRRVVSRRSELRKRQEDEEHARLVWEREIMPCWTRAREDERLWNLWWGGIPQVLRARLWPRACGNDLMLSHKIFPRALESAQRAIASGAFPDNLLEAIKNDITQTLPSLRLFDEQTGPLYQDLIDVLLAFVFVRADEASQREQLGFTDVAFVHSKYTLYVPGVANLAAILIMNLTPTQSLILLLNLIAKKSWLKAIYGLQTKSGTEDLSSKALPVELQGYERVFNALLAERMPNIYANLHKAGVLPAEYVREWVRTLFVPWVEIDTAARLWDIILLDDGDSVLFRVSLAFLELLEPRLFVRDRDELVSVLQGSNKGAIHVWRRELDGNLEDTTPPKDRIYAQYQMNESSIFERLFSQNVWWKDMTLQRLLDRELNR; encoded by the exons ATGAAATCACCAGAAAAGGATAATGAAGATGAGGCTTCATTTGTGAACATAAACCTGGATGACCGGCAGACTCCTCGACCTACAATGGATACACTCGCCACTCCCATCAGTAACCTACGCATGGGTTGGATGTCCCAAATGTCTTTGCAAAGCCATTCAAACTCACCCTCGCACGAGAGTCTCAAGAGAATCCAGAATAAGACGATAGCATCTTCATCGACCCCTAACCTTGCTTTACCGAAAAGGAACCAAGAAGATGTATTTCGTGAACACACACCCTTTTCTCATACAGATGGAGAAAAAATTAGTCCATTGAAACGGGGTGTCGAAGGAAAATACAGGAGCCGGACTGAGGCTCCTGGGTCTTCGTCCCGGCTTCGGCCCTTGCTCTTGGCTGGAAAAGGCCCATCACCTCCTAGGGGCGTTGTATACGACTCTAATATGGTTCCTGGTGTTAGTATGACTGTACAAGACTTGAATGGTGAATTGGTGTCTGTTAGGTCACCTACCAAATTCGATTCTTCCGAGTATTTCCCCTCCAGATTCTCATACAAGGCAGCTGAGAGCCCGGTTCCCAAGAAAGGATCCTCTTCATGGAAAGATGCAGATAATAAAACTAATGCTGCAAACAGTGACACATCTTTCGAAATGGATTCTGTATCACCAAAAAATTCGTCCCAAAATGTACATACTGGATTATCTACAGTGCCATCTGAAAAACCAACGGGAAGTTCGGCTAAAATGTCTTCCAACCAAATAATACCACCTCTACATGTTCCAAAAGGAGGTTCTTCAAATTTGACACGCATGCCACATCTTCCACCTAAACCGAGGAAAGAAGAAGCAAAACATCTTGCCGATTTTGAACGTATGATGCAGGAGTCAAAACAAGCTGAAAAACGGCGCGTTGTATCTCGCAGGTCTGAGCTACGAAAACGACAGGAAGATGAAGAacacgcgcgccttgtTTGGGAACGCGAAATCATGCCCTGCTGGACGCGCGCTAGAGAAGACGAAAGACTGTGGAATCTATGGTGGGGAGGAATACCACAAGTCTTACGCGCGCGTTTGTGGCCACGAGCGTGTGGAAATGATCTTATGCTGTCTCACAAGATTTTTCCACGTGCATTAGAGTCAGCACAAAGGGCAATAGCTTCTGGTGCATTTCCAGACAATTTATTGGAAGCAATTAAAAACGACATCACTCAGACTTTGCCAAGTTTACGACTTTTTGACGAGCAAACCGGTCCTCTTTATCAAGACTTGATTGATGTTTTACTAGCATTCGTCTTCGTTCGAGCTGACGAGGCATCACAACGTGAACAACTAGGATTCACGGATGTGGCATTCGTTCATTCTAAATACACGCTCTATGTGCCTGGTGTAGCGAACCTGGCCGCAATACTAATAATGAACCTCACACCAACTCAGTCCCTCATTCTTCTTTTGAACTTGATCGCGAAAAAAAGTTGGCTCAAAGCCATATATGGCCTCCAGACCAAGTCGGGAACAGAGGATCTATCATCTAAAGCCCTTCCTGTCGAGCTGCAAGGATACGAACGCGTGTTCAATGCTCTTCTTGCTGAACGAATGCCAAATATATATGCAAATTTACACAAAGCCGGTGTTCTTCCAGCAGAATATGTACGTGAGTGGGTTCGCACGCTATTTGTGCCATGGGTTGAAATCGACACAGCTGCGCGTTTGTGGGATATCAT ACTTTTAGATGATGGCGATTCAGTTTTGTTCCGTGTATCGCTCGCGTTTCTCGAATTGCTTGAACCCCGTCTATTTGTTCGAGATAGGGACGAGCTTGTCAGTGTATTACAGGGTTCAAACAAAGGTGCTATTCATGTATGGCGCCGAGAACTGGATGGGAATTTGGAAGACACCACGCCACCCAAGGATCGCATTTATGCGCAGTACCAAATGAACGAAAGCTCTATCTTCGAGCGACTCTTTTCTCAAAATGTCTGGTGGAAAGATATGACTTTACAACGTTTACTTGATCGGGAATTAAATCGTTAA
- a CDS encoding lipase, with translation MLFNRIALFAASCAALVSAGPLNFHAGSSKDQPVSNNWNTKEISQAAGLVQQTYCDRSTTKPGLKIGDSTLLFTAGNGDHRQRFNLYHSESLGIAVAIEGTNLTSITSDLHDVKGLPVLPHPRYRSHYPEGTRVMHGFQEAYVSIMDDMVRAIEKYKKEKNEKRVTIIGHSLGAAMGLLAAMDVELRLDDGICKTYLFGLPRVGNPTFAGFVDEKIGHKFYSIINGQDWVPAVPPRALGYQHPSNYLWIYPGNSTNAKIYPGQENVHGILTVPRAPNFYDHQGVYFHTQIGASFGQCPAKVGNM, from the coding sequence ATGCTCTTCAATCGTATTGCTCTGTTTGCTGCAAGCTGCGCGGCTCTTGTATCTGCCGGTCCATTGAACTTTCATGCCGGTAGTTCGAAGGATCAGCCAGTCTCCAACAACTGGAACACTAAGGAAATCTCGCAGGCCGCAGGTCTTGTTCAACAGACCTACTGTGACCGTTCCACTACTAAGCCTGGTCTGAAGATCGGAGATTCTACTCTTCTTTTCACTGCTGGTAATGGTGATCATCGCCAGCGCTTCAATCTGTACCACTCGGAGAGCCTTGGAATTGCCGTGGCCATTGAAGGTACAAACCTGACCTCGATTACGTCTGATCTCCATGATGTCAAGGGTCTACCTGTCTTGCCTCATCCGCGCTACCGCTCGCATTATCCTGAGGGCACAAGGGTGATGCATGGCTTCCAGGAGGCCTACGTCAGTATCATGGACGATATGGTACGCGCTATCGAAAAGTACAAGAAGGAAAAGAATGAGAAACGAGTCACCATAATTGGTCACTCGCTGGGTGCTGCTATGGGTTTGCTTGCTGCTATGGATGTTGAACTTCGCCTGGATGACGGTATTTGCAAGACTTATCTATTTGGTCTGCCCCGCGTCGGTAACCCAACCTTTGCTGGATTCGTTGACGAAAAGATCGGTCATAAGTTTTACTCAATCATCAATGGTCAAGACTGGGTCCCCGCCGTCCCTCCTCGTGCCCTTGGTTATCAGCACCCATCGAACTACTTGTGGATTTACCCAGGTAACTCGACTAATGCTAAGATCTATCCCGGCCAGGAAAACGTCCACGGTATTCTTACTGTGCCCCGCGCCCCTAACTTCTACGACCACCAGGGCGTGTACTTCCACACTCAAATCGGTGCTTCCTTCGGTCAGTGCCCTGCCAAGGTTGGCAACATGTAA